In Populus nigra chromosome 1, ddPopNigr1.1, whole genome shotgun sequence, one genomic interval encodes:
- the LOC133703211 gene encoding uncharacterized protein LOC133703211: MSRCFPFPPPGYEKKARSDDVDLLKKEKEREKKPKKEKKDKEKREDKEKREKDRSDGKHRDKKDKKEKHREKKEKDREKSSASDEKRLPGQAKLDNGGDKASGERKLPGQSKHINGDKALDGRKFPEKSEGNGGEISAQKGKERDGEKNSISGEKKFAGQFSGYNGQKLIQINSNLSHHTRDSKFVQELGKRARDEDKNQFFERFPGKDAKGDEGMVRLVAKAPSNWVDGKEKNKRDDDGNMDGQGIRDEARFNGSTQSLSATFQARCDETPRPLEKDIEKMEGKDKSKQKESNHKRKYKEKKGKEKDKVRDKEKKREEKPKEKSEHKKKEQDKLKESGRSDAVANNTVKPSHLPKEITNSAVHEVNIKKRKDSDTNGFLHANDIKPDKLPRPASSLTLSAENGRMLGTCQNPTAAIQGKQEAVNNDKVDNKGHKINGLIEAQALSISSTTQPLSISLRKPLHSTALTDQIAEVSKKQTHPDSKYLPYVLTVPKMEDCSDFEDQEWLFQSTNSQAKKPKVGFSGVDETPPVWSEALHFEWADVYALPYVIPY, encoded by the exons ATGTCGCGTTGCTTTCCCTTCCCACCACCAGGATATGAAAAGAAGGCCAGGAGTGACGATGTTGATTTACTAAAGAAG gagaaggagagagagaagaagcccaagaaggagaagaaagataaagagaagagagaagataaagaaaagagggagaaagaTAGGAGTGATGGAAAGCATAGGGATAAGAAAGACAAAAAGGAAAAGCATagagagaaaaaggagaagGATAGAGAAAAAAGTAGCGCATCAGATGAAAAGAGACTTCCGGGGCAAGCTAAGCTTGACAATGGAGGAGATAAAGCCTCAGGTGAAAGGAAACTTCCTGGGCAATCAAAGCATATCAATGGAGATAAAGCCTTGGATGGCAGGAAATTTCCAGAGAAATCTGAGGGTAATGGTGGAGAGATTAGTGCTCAGAAAGGTAAGGAAAGGGATGGGGAGAAGAATAGCATCTCTGGTGAGAAGAAATTTGCTGGGCAATTTTCAGGTTACAATGGTCAGAAGCTCATTCAAATTAACAGCAATTTATCTCACCATACTAGGGATTCTAAATTTGTACAAGAGCTGGGAAAGAGAGCCAGAGATGAAGACAAAAACCAGTTCTTTGAGAGGTTTCCTGGTAAAGATGCAAAAGGGGATGAGGGAATGGTCAGACTGGTGGCGAAAGCCCCTAGCAATTGGGttgatggaaaagaaaagaacaagagAGATGATGATGGAAACATGGATGGTCAAGGAATCAGGGATGAAGCAAGATTTAATGGCAGTACTCAGAGCCTTTCTGCAACATTTCAAGCTAGATGTGATGAGACGCCAAGACCACTGGAGAAAGACATTGAGAAGATGGAAGGGAAGGATAAGTCCAAACAAAAGGAAAGCAATCATAAACGCaagtataaagagaaaaaaggcaAAGAGAAGGATAAAGTCAGggataaggagaagaaaagggaggAGAAACCAAAGGAGAAAAGTGAGCATAAGAAGAAAGAGCAAGATAAATTGAAGGAAAGTGGTAGGTCTGATGCTGTAGCTAATAATACTGTAAAACCCTCTCATCTTCCGAAGGAGATCACTAATAGTGCTGTTCATGAAGTAAATATCAAGAAACGAAAGGACTCAGACACAAATGGATTTTTGCATG CTAATGATATTAAGCCGGATAAGTTGCCAAGACCTGCTTCGTCCTTGACTCTATCAGCTGAGAATGGAAGGATGTTGGGAACTTGCCAAAATCCCACTGCAGCTATACAAGGTAAGCAGGAGGCTGTCAATAATGATAAGGTGGATAATAAAGGACACAAGATAAATGGTTTGATAGAAGCTCAAGCTCTGTCAATCTCCTCAACAACTCAGCCGCTATCTATCTCTTTAAGGAAGCCGTTGCATTCAACTGCACTAACGGATCAAATAGCTGAAGTGTCTAAGAAACAAACCCATCCAGATTCCAAGTATCTGCCTTATGTGCTTACAGTGCCCAAAATGGAAGATTGTTCTGATTTCGAGGACCAAGAATGGCTATTTCAGAGCACCAATTCCCAAGCAAAGAAGCCCAAGGTTGGATTTTCAGGGGTCGACGAGACACCACCGGTGTGGTCAGAAGCTCTACACTTTGAGTGGGCTGATGTTTATGCGCTGCCATACGTGATTCCctattga
- the LOC133668794 gene encoding uncharacterized protein LOC133668794 isoform X1, which yields MSRCFPFPPPGYEKKVRSDDVDLLEKEKDKEKKHKKEKKDREKREDIEKREKDRSEEKHRDKKNKKEKHREKKDRDKDKEKSSASDEKRLPGQAKLDNGGDKASGEGKLPRQSKHINGDKALDGWKFGEKSDGNGGEVCTQKGKEIDVDKNSVPNDKKFAGQLSGYNGQKLIQNSTLFHQPKESKFVHELGKRARAEDRNQFFEKLPGTDAKRDEGMVRLVVKASGNWVEEKEKNKRDDDTRLDGHGIRDEARFTGSVQSLSGTFLARIDGMLRPLEKDIEKKMEEKYQTKQKETDYKHKDRRKDKEKKGKEKDKVSVKVKKKKEKAKEKSEHKKKDSVKLKESNMSDVVGNHTVKTSHLLKESTKSAVEEVNIKKRKDSDMNGFLHANDIKPNKLPRPTSSLPLSAENGRMLGTCQISTAVIKGRQEAVYTEKVGNKGHLINGLIEAQAPSISSTTESLPISLTKSLTKPLDSSAQTDQIAEVPRKQPHPDSKYLPEVLTVPKMEEWLEFEDQEWLFQSTNSQAKKPKVGSSGVDETPMVWSEALQIEMADVYALPYVMPY from the exons ATGTCGCGTTGCTTTCCATTTCCACCACCAGGATATGAAAAGAAGGTTAGAAGTGATGATGTTGACCTACTAGAAAAG GagaaggacaaagaaaagaagcacaagaaggagaagaaagatagagaaaaaagagaagatatagaaaagagggagaaagaTAGGAGCGAAGAAAAGCATAgggataagaaaaacaaaaaggaaaagcatAGAGAGAAAAAGGACAGAGATAAGGATAAGGAAAAAAGTAGTGCCTCAGATGAAAAGAGACTTCCGGGGCAAGCTAAGCTTGACAATGGTGGAGATAAAGCCTCAGGTGAAGGGAAACTTCCTCGGCAATCTAAGCATATCAATGGAGATAAAGCCTTGGATGGCTGGAAATTTGGAGAGAAATCTGATGGTAATGGTGGGGAGGTGTGCACTCAGAAGGGGAAGGAAATTGATGTGGATAAAAATAGTGTACCTAATGACAAAAAATTTGCTGGACAATTATCAGGTTACAACGGTCAGAAGCTAATTCAAAACAGCACTTTGTTTCACCAACCTAAGGAATCTAAATTTGTCCATGAGCTGGGCAAGAGAGCCAGAGCTGAAGACAGAAACCAGTTCTTTGAGAAGTTACCTGGTACAGATGCAAAAAGGGATGAGGGAATGGTCAGACTGGTGGTGAAGGCCTCTGGAAAttgggttgaagaaaaagaaaagaacaagcgAGATGATGATACAAGGTTGGATGGGCATGGAATCAGGGATGAGGCAAGATTTACTGGAAGTGTTCAGAGCCTTTCTGGAACATTTCTGGCTAGAATTGATGGAATGCTCAGACCACTGGAGAAAGACATTGAGAAGAAGATGGAAGAGAAATATCAGACCAAGCAAAAGGAAACTGATTATAAACACAAGGATAGACGGAAggataaagagaaaaaaggtaAAGAGAAGGATAAAGTCAGTGTTAAGGtcaagaaaaagaaggagaaagcaAAGGAGAAAAGTGAGCATAAGAAGAAAGATTCAGTTAAATTGAAGGAAAGCAATATGTCTGACGTTGTAGGTAACCATACTGTAAAAACCTCACATCTTCTCAAGGAGAGCACTAAAAGTGCTGTCGAAGAAGTAAATATAAAGAAACGAAAGGACTCGGACATGAATGGATTTTTGCATG CTAATGATATTAAGCCTAATAAGTTGCCAAGGCCTACTTCTTCCTTGCCTCTATCAGCTGAGAATGGAAGAATGTTGGGAACATGCCAAATTTCCACCGCAGTTATAAAAGGTAGACAGGAGGCTGTCTATACCGAAAAGGTGGGTAATAAAGGACACCTGATAAATGGTTTGATAGAAGCTCAAGCTCCATCCATCTCCTCAACAACTGAATCACTACCTATTTCTTTAACGAAGTCTTTAACAAAACCTTTGGATTCATCTGCACAAACTGATCAAATAGCTGAAGTGCCTAGGAAACAACCCCACCCAGATTCCAAGTATCTGCCTGAGGTGCTTACAGTACCCAAAATGGAAGAGTGGTTAGAATTTGAGGATCAAGAATGGCTATTTCAGAGCACCAATTCCCAAGCAAAGAAGCCCAAGGTTGGGTCATCAGGGGTCGATGAGACACCAATGGTGTGGTCAGAAGCTCTGCAGATTGAGATGGCTGATGTTTATGCACTGCCATACGTAATGCCTTACTGA
- the LOC133668794 gene encoding uncharacterized protein LOC133668794 isoform X2, whose protein sequence is MSRCFPFPPPGYEKKEKDKEKKHKKEKKDREKREDIEKREKDRSEEKHRDKKNKKEKHREKKDRDKDKEKSSASDEKRLPGQAKLDNGGDKASGEGKLPRQSKHINGDKALDGWKFGEKSDGNGGEVCTQKGKEIDVDKNSVPNDKKFAGQLSGYNGQKLIQNSTLFHQPKESKFVHELGKRARAEDRNQFFEKLPGTDAKRDEGMVRLVVKASGNWVEEKEKNKRDDDTRLDGHGIRDEARFTGSVQSLSGTFLARIDGMLRPLEKDIEKKMEEKYQTKQKETDYKHKDRRKDKEKKGKEKDKVSVKVKKKKEKAKEKSEHKKKDSVKLKESNMSDVVGNHTVKTSHLLKESTKSAVEEVNIKKRKDSDMNGFLHANDIKPNKLPRPTSSLPLSAENGRMLGTCQISTAVIKGRQEAVYTEKVGNKGHLINGLIEAQAPSISSTTESLPISLTKSLTKPLDSSAQTDQIAEVPRKQPHPDSKYLPEVLTVPKMEEWLEFEDQEWLFQSTNSQAKKPKVGSSGVDETPMVWSEALQIEMADVYALPYVMPY, encoded by the exons ATGTCGCGTTGCTTTCCATTTCCACCACCAGGATATGAAAAGAAG GagaaggacaaagaaaagaagcacaagaaggagaagaaagatagagaaaaaagagaagatatagaaaagagggagaaagaTAGGAGCGAAGAAAAGCATAgggataagaaaaacaaaaaggaaaagcatAGAGAGAAAAAGGACAGAGATAAGGATAAGGAAAAAAGTAGTGCCTCAGATGAAAAGAGACTTCCGGGGCAAGCTAAGCTTGACAATGGTGGAGATAAAGCCTCAGGTGAAGGGAAACTTCCTCGGCAATCTAAGCATATCAATGGAGATAAAGCCTTGGATGGCTGGAAATTTGGAGAGAAATCTGATGGTAATGGTGGGGAGGTGTGCACTCAGAAGGGGAAGGAAATTGATGTGGATAAAAATAGTGTACCTAATGACAAAAAATTTGCTGGACAATTATCAGGTTACAACGGTCAGAAGCTAATTCAAAACAGCACTTTGTTTCACCAACCTAAGGAATCTAAATTTGTCCATGAGCTGGGCAAGAGAGCCAGAGCTGAAGACAGAAACCAGTTCTTTGAGAAGTTACCTGGTACAGATGCAAAAAGGGATGAGGGAATGGTCAGACTGGTGGTGAAGGCCTCTGGAAAttgggttgaagaaaaagaaaagaacaagcgAGATGATGATACAAGGTTGGATGGGCATGGAATCAGGGATGAGGCAAGATTTACTGGAAGTGTTCAGAGCCTTTCTGGAACATTTCTGGCTAGAATTGATGGAATGCTCAGACCACTGGAGAAAGACATTGAGAAGAAGATGGAAGAGAAATATCAGACCAAGCAAAAGGAAACTGATTATAAACACAAGGATAGACGGAAggataaagagaaaaaaggtaAAGAGAAGGATAAAGTCAGTGTTAAGGtcaagaaaaagaaggagaaagcaAAGGAGAAAAGTGAGCATAAGAAGAAAGATTCAGTTAAATTGAAGGAAAGCAATATGTCTGACGTTGTAGGTAACCATACTGTAAAAACCTCACATCTTCTCAAGGAGAGCACTAAAAGTGCTGTCGAAGAAGTAAATATAAAGAAACGAAAGGACTCGGACATGAATGGATTTTTGCATG CTAATGATATTAAGCCTAATAAGTTGCCAAGGCCTACTTCTTCCTTGCCTCTATCAGCTGAGAATGGAAGAATGTTGGGAACATGCCAAATTTCCACCGCAGTTATAAAAGGTAGACAGGAGGCTGTCTATACCGAAAAGGTGGGTAATAAAGGACACCTGATAAATGGTTTGATAGAAGCTCAAGCTCCATCCATCTCCTCAACAACTGAATCACTACCTATTTCTTTAACGAAGTCTTTAACAAAACCTTTGGATTCATCTGCACAAACTGATCAAATAGCTGAAGTGCCTAGGAAACAACCCCACCCAGATTCCAAGTATCTGCCTGAGGTGCTTACAGTACCCAAAATGGAAGAGTGGTTAGAATTTGAGGATCAAGAATGGCTATTTCAGAGCACCAATTCCCAAGCAAAGAAGCCCAAGGTTGGGTCATCAGGGGTCGATGAGACACCAATGGTGTGGTCAGAAGCTCTGCAGATTGAGATGGCTGATGTTTATGCACTGCCATACGTAATGCCTTACTGA